In Mytilus edulis chromosome 4, xbMytEdul2.2, whole genome shotgun sequence, the following proteins share a genomic window:
- the LOC139520343 gene encoding transcription factor LBX1-like: MKIMSTSSGVSDSEDSCRDQYEPIRKLAMVQIHPPRNPNKPFTSFCIKDILSSNNVSHHQRNFHFNNCANSRIVRPWDIRSSSGRDSELSSDAEDEEINVDDDEPVHQINKSNKVSPLDALMEMANKTFEGLETAESAETKRREQAALFGKHQPPKKRRKSRTAFTNQQIYELEKRFLYQKYLTPADRDEIAQTLGLTNAQVITWFQNRRAKLKRDLEELKNDVTAANSAGEETVKALLNSDDESRDSSWSHSPPKVKKTCVSETHENDRPFSDIKESSSGNSKTIFEKPDKQSEGDDSSENESDDNFS; the protein is encoded by the exons ATGAAAATAATGTCTACTTCGAGTGGAGTAAGTGATTCTGAAGACAGTTGCAGAGACCAATATGAACCAATAAGGAAATTAGCAATGGTCCAAATTCATCCTCCGAGAAATCCAAACAAACCATTTACATCATTTTGTATAAAGGATATACTTTCATCAAACAATGTGTCTCATCATCAAAGAAACTTTCATTTTAATAATTGTGCAAATTCAAGAATTGTGCGCCCTTGGGACATTCGTTCAAGTTCTGGAAGAGATAGTGAACTTTCATCGGATGCTGAagatgaagaaataaatgttGATGATGACGAACCTGTCCACCAGATTAATAAATCGAATAAAGTGTCTCCTTTAGATGCACTAATGGAAATGGCAAACAAAACATTTGAAGGCTTAGAAACAGCGGAATCTGCAG AAACAAAAAGAAGAGAACAGGCTGCTTTATTTGGTAAACATCAGCCTccaaagaaaagaagaaaatcaAGAACCGCATTTACAAATCAACAAATTTATGAACTAGAAAAAAGATTTCTGTATCAAAAATATTTGACTCCTGCAGACAGGGATGAAATAGCTCAAACTCTGGGTCTAACCAACGCACAAGTGATAACTTGGTTTCAAAATAGAAGAGCAAAACTCAAAAGAGACCTCGAAGAACTAAAAAATGACGTTACAGCCGCTAATTCCGCCGGGGAAGAAACTGTGAAAGCTCTTCTTAATAGTGACGATGAATCACGTGACAGTTCATGGAGCCATTCTCCTCCTAAAGTTAAAAAGACATGTGTATCTGAAACACACGAGAATGACAGACCTTTCTCAGATATAAAAGAATCTTCTTCAGGAAATTCAAAAACGATATTCGAAAAACCAGACAAACAATCGGAAGGGGATGATTCCTCAGAAAACGAGTCAGATGATAATTTTTCGTAG